In Crassostrea angulata isolate pt1a10 chromosome 4, ASM2561291v2, whole genome shotgun sequence, one genomic interval encodes:
- the LOC128182519 gene encoding G-protein coupled receptor dmsr-1-like: protein MAQTMTYSVGSGSQNVSGNFTIPANNSQNGPVDEFSPLVKFYLHYAGYHGYISVFVCLFGIISNFANIVVLTRKNMITSVNIILTWLAVADTLKMLDYLPFVTKFYILKDPNLEYFQTRSYSAMVFLLFHASFSIVCHTIAVWLTIALAIFRFLFIWFPTHGNDWCSPFRAKCVIFCVYISIIILTIPNYAINSYHHETHNGTDLYKSAKSESLKDTWFDDANQYIHSILFKLVPCFMLTILTLLLIYAMHRAYKRRQQLKSVGRKEDADRHHEHNRTTGMLLAVVVMFLITELPQGILTLIVISEPEWELKVYNKLGDVLDIVALCNNAVNFVLYCSMSKQFRDTFVRIFCQCCPQDGVGFLKVKLNSTSNGNKNYLATLNNGHRTDANNTATFV, encoded by the coding sequence ATGGCGCAAACAATGACGTACAGTGTAGGATCCGGAAGTCAGAATGTCTCCGGGAATTTTACGATTCCAGCCAACAACTCACAAAATGGGCCTGTCGATGAATTCAGTCCTTtggttaaattttatttgcactATGCTGGTTATCATGGATACATTAGTGTGTTCGTTTGTTTATTCGGGATAATCTCCAACTTCGCAAACATCGTTGTACTCACACGTAAGAACATGATTACTTCCGTAAACATCATTCTCACGTGGTTAGCTGTGGCAGATACGCTAAAAATGTTGGATTATCTTCCCTTCGTGACAAAATTCTACATTCTGAAAGATCCAAATCTCGAATACTTTCAGACAAGAAGTTACAGCGCTATggtgtttttattatttcatgcTAGTTTCAGCATTGTGTGTCATACCATAGCAGTATGGCTGACCATTGCATTGGCCATATTCAGATTTTTGTTCATTTGGTTTCCAACCCACGGAAACGACTGGTGTTCTCCGTTTCGAGCCAAGTGTGTAATTTTTTGTGTGTACATCTCCATAATTATCCTTACCATTCCTAATTATGCAATCAACAGTTACCATCACGAGACACACAATGGAACGGACCTTTACAAGTCTGCGAAATCGGAGTCGTTAAAAGACACGTGGTTTGATGACGCAAACCAGTACATTCATTCGATACTCTTTAAACTGGTTCCCTGTTTCATGCTCACAATACTTACACTTCTGCTGATCTACGCAATGCACAGGGCTTACAAGAGACGACAGCAGCTGAAGAGCGTCGGACGGAAGGAAGATGCTGATCGTCACCACGAGCACAACCGAACGACCGGCATGCTTTTGGCCGTCGTCGTCATGTTCCTGATAACGGAACTTCCGCAAGGAATTCTGACGTTGATTGTAATTTCTGAACCGGAGTGGGAACTGAAAGTCTACAACAAACTTGGGGATGTGTTAGATATTGTGGCGCTTTGCAACAACGCTGTTAATTTCGTGCTGTATTGCAGCATGAGCAAGCAATTCAGAGACACGTTTGtccgaatattttgtcaatGCTGTCCGCAAGATGGCGTTGGTTTTCTGAAGGTTAAACTGAACAGCACTTCAAATGGGAACAAGAATTACCTGGCAACACTAAATAACGGACACCGTACTGATGCTAATAACACTGCAACGTTCGTGTAA